The genomic DNA AATGAAGCCCCAACCCTCCCCACTTTCCCTCGACCGACGAACTCAGGACCTGATTTCCATCCAGGACCTTAACAATGGATCGAATCAAATCCGATTGAGGGGAATCCTTTAGGACATAGCCATCGGCTCCGGCTTTGAGAGCGGCGAAGACGTATTCTTCGGTATCATGGACGGTAAAAGCCAGGATTTTCGTTTTGGGCCATCTTTTTTTGATTTCCCGTGT from Deltaproteobacteria bacterium includes the following:
- a CDS encoding response regulator transcription factor encodes the protein MTKKHILIVDDNQSLREGLRSLLSSCHGFDIVGEAGDGLEAVQSVDKFHPDLVLMDLSMPRMDGMAATREIKKRWPKTKILAFTVHDTEEYVFAALKAGADGYVLKDSPQSDLIRSIVKVLDGNQVLSSSVEGKWGGLGLH